AAATTGATTAAACGTGTCACTGACTTCCATTTCAGTAACATTTGGCAAAAGACCACCCAAAAATAGAGTACGACTGAATACTCTCACATGACCAGGGGGTAGTGATTGATCTATTTTGAATTTCGAAGGCATATTTGGTGAGTTTGATGAAATAGCAGGACTCCGCGACCTGGAGTCTCTTGTTGCCGGAGAGCGAGACCGCGATGCTCTTCTATGTGATTCCTGATCATTATAGCGACTCCGATCAGAGCGAGTTGGCTCCCAAGAGTTCCCTGCTACAGAAGCTGGAGTATAGGAGGCAGAGCCGCTTGAAGAAGGAAGTGGAAAAATGTTAGGAATAGAGCCAGAGTTTAGATTTGGCGATGATCCACTGGAAGACTGCTTCTGTTTTGCGATATTAGCTAGCGCCTGCAATATAGAAGCGGTATCGGGTTTGGCGCTTGGGATAGTACTATTAGCAGCTGACGGTAGAGTAGTAACAGTGGGATTGACACTAAATTTCTTCGAGGCCTCTGCATAAGATTCTGCCGCTGCGATGGCATGAGCAGGTGGCGACCCGGGTGGCGTAGTAGATAACAATGGAATACCATCACTctctttttgatttcttaaCTCTCTCTCCATCTTTTCTCTCATTTTTTTAACCAAGGGAGGGGGAAAAGTTCCTCCTTTCTCCCATATACTGAGCACTTTGAGAGCCTTTTCAATGATTTCCACCGGTTGATGactatcaacaaaatcatcaatcaAACCGTCTATAATAAAAGCGATATGGGCAACTCCACCCGCAAATGTACCTTCGGGTGCATCAGACACAAGATTTTGGTCTGCCTTCTTGGCTTCATCGTAAAGTCCACgaacaatagcatcaacaacGTATAAAACGCCTAGTTTATTGGCTACTGGTGTTTTCTTAAAATGAGTGTAAAGCTTCTGTACAATGACTGACTCGGACTGGACAGAGCCGATTGCCAACTGCGTGAGCTTTCGAATCTTGGATCCAGAAACACCTGGTGGCTTTACAGCTAACAAAGACTCTAAAGTCTGTGAAAATTCTTCTGTAGACATGACGGCAGTCTCTGTGTAGCACCACAATTATGACCTAAGAACAACTGTAAAAATGAGTGAATTTAGTTTGTATGTATACAACGAGCCAAGCTTTAGGTACCgtattgatttttttaaatACACTACTAATATTAGAAGCTAAGTGCCTTAGTCAAGAACCGTGAAGCTCCCTTTAGTTGTCTCTATTGAATACGCTACGTATAACCGAGCACGTTTTTATAACTTCTTACACTGCCTATTAGCTTGTACGGAAATTCAATTAGTATTCAACTTAAAGCAATCGAATGCAAAAGTTTAGACAGTTAATAGTGACGACAATTACGTTCAGAATAATTTGCAATCAAATGGAGGTGGGGCGTCACCCCTTTTATACAAAACGGTATAAACCCAACCCTATATTTGTGTATCCCAATGTCGTCATGTTTAGTCTTCGAAAATTACTGGTGTCATACTTCATTAGATAgctgaaatattttattaagGAAAGTTTCTGAGGACCATCTAATGGGCATCGGATTCAAGCTCTAGATATTGAATCTCACACTGCCTTGTGTATGCCGGTATAAATGCatgaagatattgatgTGTGTACGATTGGCTCGAAGCACTTAATTAAATTTAAAAATGGCCGATAGCATGTCTCTTGATTCATTCAAGAAGACAGTAGAGAAGGCTAAAAAGAGGGATGAGAAGGTGCTATTAACGAGGCCGGGATCATCGCAAGTCAAAGATGGACCAAAGCTTTATGgtaaaaagagaaagaagccGATAATCGATGTTGCTCCTAAACCtctaaataaaatacaaaaacaCAGTACGTCTGATGATGTATTTTCTCATGCGAATGAAGTAGATTGGGAATCTGTAGAAGGGGACCAGGAAAGACGGACGGAGCAAGATCTTTTAGAAAAGCTCAGTAATTTTGAAAGAAGTAGGGAGGTTAGAGAACAGGAAgatcagaaaataaagattTTGTTAGAGCAACAGAAAAACAGTTTCtacagagaagaagatcaatTCGATGTTCAGTCGAAAGTGGCTCCCAAAGATGAAAGCAAACTGACCTTAGACGAAGCCCTTAAGCTGGCAGATGTTCATGGGTATCCAAAGGAAGTAGATGAGACCAAGTTTAAAATTAGGGTCAGAAAGTGTTGTCAAGAGCTGGCAGAGGGTATTATTACGGAGAGAATCGATTCTCCATTTTATGAACGACTTAAAAAGTATGCATTAGAGAAGGATACTGGTAATATTTGGATTAGCAGTCTAATAAACGATGATATTCTTTCTGGAGCAGGGTATTATGGCCCGCGTGGATTATTCACCTTGGGATTGATAGCTGACGAGGTCGTTCCACCATCTCGGGTAATTAAACAATATGACA
The Sugiyamaella lignohabitans strain CBS 10342 chromosome A, complete sequence genome window above contains:
- the NRD1 gene encoding Nrd1 complex RNA-binding subunit, which encodes MSTEEFSQTLESLLAVKPPGVSGSKIRKLTQLAIGSVQSESVIVQKLYTHFKKTPVANKLGVLYVVDAIVRGLYDEAKKADQNLVSDAPEGTFAGGVAHIAFIIDGLIDDFVDSHQPVEIIEKALKVLSIWEKGGTFPPPLVKKMREKMERELRNQKESDGIPLLSTTPPGSPPAHAIAAAESYAEASKKFSVNPTVTTLPSAANSTIPSAKPDTASILQALANIAKQKQSSSGSSPNLNSGSIPNIFPLPSSSGSASYTPASVAGNSWEPTRSDRSRYNDQESHRRASRSRSPATRDSRSRSPAISSNSPNMPSKFKIDQSLPPGHVRVFSRTLFLGGLLPNVTEMEVSDTFNQFAKIQSIIFSQEKRHAFLKFFNRDDAATAKAKVDELNSKGRSSLRPRWGAGFGPRDCCDFPTGVSVIPLNRLSDSDLRWAATASNGGTGGYPLKEFMCIEEPDIAIGSGNRSQNNDSRAGNRDFDRERYRDRDHHRTESWEERRDNRGSFRDRRNSRDGLRDRGGREERDTRSIRGPGVPSVPYRSQVDPIQGELPSMANMPPGFQELLSSMSAQQQQGGPIPFPPFPFPMGSAPSGAQSLQGSNRGPQPGLNGLPFTMTPEMAQFLQQQKQNQK